A region from the Actinomycetota bacterium genome encodes:
- a CDS encoding tetratricopeptide repeat protein yields MDEVRYNEALKHYNEKDYRAAAKGFLAAAGRGIEGNGLAYHMAGNSLLKLRRYTDAITVYGHALRDETYMKTGAVHANLATAHSAQGDYQQAVTCFREALADVGYTQQYRALQGMAAALLQMGKVEEAAVSYRQAALDADNPDPGKALNNLGLCFMALGRPADAAEAYKAALGFDTYSSRGKALANLGMAFSALGEHKDALKSFEKAVELHSFKLGPAALAAMENSRAVLEEDAIPKREIVEGWRTGELDPVAASAQVTGPLDAADLPSQAGSAPLDSLPIVGDEEDGAETAEGDVSAFFARTDEEMKLMDRAESKRKRNEKAGENGPWRRVVTIVSIIVVVAGLAAALYFAGYGFPTQIMTVGGMLEAHAEGLPVEGYWVAVPSADVAEEMAKLPPIQGHTIQELERSAARSYVKITVTPRSGEPLRYEITMLREGVGWRVSGIANRWSTPADRQ; encoded by the coding sequence GTGGATGAAGTCCGCTACAACGAAGCGCTGAAGCACTATAACGAGAAGGACTACCGTGCGGCAGCCAAGGGATTCTTGGCCGCAGCAGGCAGAGGGATTGAAGGAAATGGCCTCGCCTATCACATGGCAGGCAACTCGCTCCTTAAACTTCGCCGCTACACCGACGCCATTACAGTCTATGGCCATGCGCTGCGTGACGAGACCTACATGAAGACCGGGGCTGTCCACGCTAATCTGGCCACGGCGCACTCTGCCCAAGGAGACTACCAGCAGGCTGTGACATGTTTCCGCGAGGCACTGGCGGACGTTGGCTACACGCAGCAGTATCGGGCCCTCCAAGGAATGGCTGCCGCATTGTTGCAAATGGGCAAGGTTGAGGAGGCGGCAGTCTCTTATCGCCAGGCTGCCTTGGATGCCGATAATCCTGATCCAGGTAAGGCGCTCAACAACCTCGGCTTGTGCTTCATGGCGCTCGGTCGACCCGCTGATGCTGCAGAAGCATATAAGGCGGCACTAGGCTTCGACACTTACTCAAGCCGCGGCAAAGCGTTAGCAAATCTAGGAATGGCCTTCTCAGCGCTTGGTGAGCACAAAGACGCCCTCAAGTCGTTCGAAAAGGCCGTTGAGCTACACTCGTTCAAGCTGGGGCCTGCTGCGCTCGCTGCCATGGAGAACAGTAGAGCCGTCCTCGAAGAAGATGCGATCCCCAAGCGAGAGATAGTTGAGGGCTGGCGAACTGGTGAGCTCGATCCCGTGGCTGCCTCCGCTCAAGTCACGGGGCCCCTCGATGCGGCTGACCTACCCTCCCAAGCTGGTTCTGCACCCCTCGATTCACTACCGATCGTCGGCGATGAGGAGGATGGCGCCGAGACCGCCGAAGGCGACGTTTCGGCCTTTTTCGCTCGAACAGACGAAGAGATGAAGTTGATGGACAGAGCGGAGTCGAAGCGCAAGCGAAATGAGAAGGCAGGTGAGAACGGACCTTGGCGAAGAGTGGTCACGATTGTCAGCATCATCGTTGTTGTCGCCGGACTTGCTGCAGCTCTCTACTTTGCTGGATATGGCTTTCCGACTCAGATAATGACGGTGGGTGGGATGTTGGAGGCTCACGCCGAGGGACTCCCTGTTGAAGGCTATTGGGTTGCGGTACCATCGGCTGATGTAGCTGAAGAGATGGCGAAGCTGCCTCCTATTCAGGGGCATACGATCCAGGAGCTTGAACGCTCAGCCGCTCGGTCGTACGTCAAGATCACGGTCACTCCTCGGAGTGGGGAGCCCCTGAGGTACGAGATCACGATGCTCAGAGAGGGTGTCGGCTGGAGGGTCAGCGGTATCGCAAACAGGTGGAGTACCCCTGCTGATCGGCAGTAG
- the fusA gene encoding elongation factor G, whose protein sequence is MKAVDTDMIRNVVLLGHGGAGKTSLAEAMLHLAGTTKRLGSVSDGNSCLDFEAEEIKRKISINLSLAQLVHKGIKINVIDTPGYADFIGDAIAGIEAAEMALFVVDAVAGPQVQTERLWQIAEDMGIAKAVFINRLDKENADFDSAMDAIRTKFGHRVGPVQIPIGHAAEFYGVIDIIRMKSYHHSAEAEEVTDIPAEYIEAAEAARDTLCELVAEADDELMEKYLEGDRLSQQELESLLDKAIAKGIFIPVFIGSAITLQGIEDLMDEIVTFFPKPTAHGPLHTSDGAQIPICADGEVTAHVFKSLSDPYVGRLSLLKIVSGKLVPGMELLNSRTGKKERVAHVFRMTGKETVDVDAAFAGDVAVLAKLSDTRTNDTLSLSGTIAFNPLPLPDPLYPVALVAKTKADEDKLGTALRAVADEDPSLTLVRDEETHQTVMYSLGATAIDVLLCRLHDRYHVDAEVADLRLPYRETILKTSQAQGRHKKQTGGSGQFADCWLRLEPNPGGGYEFIDEIVGGRIPRQFIPAVDKGVQSTMAEGVLAGYPVVDVKVAVFDGSYHSVDSNEMAFRTAARIGFRAAAAKADMVLLEPIATMTITVPDEYSGAVMGDISSIRGRILGMDSPRPGYQAIKAQAPYAEVVHYSQTLRSITSGTGQYSITVDTYEQVPHEIASKIIEKYNKERAEGH, encoded by the coding sequence TTGAAAGCGGTAGACACCGACATGATCCGAAATGTTGTCTTGCTTGGCCATGGGGGGGCAGGAAAGACTTCTCTTGCAGAAGCCATGCTTCATCTCGCAGGAACCACGAAGCGACTGGGTAGCGTCTCGGACGGCAACTCATGTCTCGATTTCGAAGCCGAAGAGATCAAACGTAAGATTTCCATCAACCTTTCGCTTGCCCAACTGGTGCACAAAGGCATCAAGATCAATGTGATAGACACGCCGGGATACGCGGACTTCATCGGAGATGCGATTGCCGGCATAGAAGCCGCCGAAATGGCATTGTTCGTAGTTGATGCGGTCGCCGGGCCACAAGTCCAGACCGAACGTCTCTGGCAGATAGCCGAAGATATGGGAATCGCCAAAGCGGTCTTCATCAACCGCCTGGACAAGGAGAACGCAGACTTCGATTCAGCAATGGACGCTATCAGGACCAAGTTCGGCCACCGTGTCGGTCCTGTTCAGATACCCATTGGTCATGCAGCTGAATTCTATGGGGTCATCGATATCATAAGGATGAAGTCCTACCATCACTCCGCCGAAGCCGAGGAAGTCACCGACATCCCCGCCGAATATATCGAGGCCGCTGAGGCAGCCCGCGACACACTGTGCGAGCTCGTAGCCGAAGCCGATGACGAACTCATGGAGAAGTACCTCGAGGGGGATCGTCTCTCGCAACAGGAGCTGGAGAGCCTACTGGACAAGGCGATCGCAAAGGGCATATTCATCCCTGTCTTCATCGGTTCTGCAATCACCCTCCAAGGCATAGAGGACTTGATGGATGAGATCGTCACGTTCTTCCCCAAGCCCACCGCACACGGACCACTACACACTTCCGATGGTGCGCAGATCCCTATCTGCGCGGACGGTGAAGTCACCGCTCATGTGTTCAAGTCACTCTCCGACCCTTACGTGGGGCGCCTCTCTTTGCTCAAAATCGTCTCGGGCAAGCTGGTCCCTGGAATGGAGTTGCTGAACTCGAGAACCGGCAAGAAGGAGCGCGTCGCCCACGTATTCAGGATGACCGGCAAGGAAACCGTGGATGTTGATGCGGCGTTCGCAGGCGATGTCGCGGTTCTAGCCAAGCTCTCTGACACCAGGACCAACGACACTCTGTCTCTATCCGGCACGATCGCCTTCAACCCGCTGCCTCTCCCCGACCCACTGTATCCAGTGGCACTTGTCGCCAAAACCAAAGCCGACGAAGACAAACTCGGCACCGCTTTGAGAGCGGTCGCGGATGAAGATCCGTCGCTCACACTTGTCAGGGACGAGGAGACCCATCAGACAGTGATGTATTCTCTTGGCGCAACCGCGATCGATGTACTGCTTTGTCGACTCCATGACAGATACCATGTTGACGCGGAGGTAGCCGACCTCAGATTGCCCTACAGAGAGACGATCCTCAAGACCTCCCAGGCCCAAGGCCGCCACAAGAAGCAGACCGGCGGCTCCGGACAGTTCGCTGACTGCTGGCTCAGGCTCGAGCCCAACCCCGGCGGGGGCTACGAATTCATCGACGAAATCGTCGGCGGGCGAATTCCTCGGCAGTTCATACCAGCCGTAGATAAGGGCGTCCAATCGACGATGGCCGAAGGGGTGCTCGCTGGATACCCCGTGGTCGATGTCAAAGTGGCAGTCTTCGACGGCAGCTATCACAGCGTCGACTCGAACGAGATGGCGTTTCGCACAGCCGCTCGCATCGGATTCCGGGCCGCCGCCGCGAAGGCCGACATGGTGTTGCTCGAGCCCATCGCGACAATGACCATAACCGTACCCGACGAGTATTCAGGGGCGGTGATGGGCGACATCTCTTCTATCCGAGGAAGAATCTTGGGAATGGACTCCCCAAGGCCCGGCTACCAAGCGATCAAGGCGCAGGCTCCATACGCCGAGGTCGTCCACTACTCGCAGACACTGAGGTCGATCACCAGCGGTACGGGTCAGTATTCGATCACCGTCGACACGTATGAGCAGGTCCCACACGAGATCGCATCCAAGATCATTGAGAAGTACAACAAGGAGCGAGCGGAAGGTCACTGA
- the rsxE gene encoding electron transport complex subunit RsxE, with protein sequence MSEWVAVFRRGLSLDNPLVVLMIGLCPTLAVSTKLDGTFFLALSVMFVLTTSSVLISLMRSAIPELVRIPVFIVVIASFVTIVDLTLQAYLPDIYRFLGVWIPLIVVNCLILGRAEAFAYHNPPKLALADGLGMGLGFAAAILLLAGIRELVGSGQIVFMEATLIELPEWYRAPGVVMLFPGAFIVFGFIIAGISAINRKLNSRTTHPVPSCTMSEGGGAR encoded by the coding sequence ATGAGCGAATGGGTTGCGGTTTTCAGGCGCGGCCTCAGTTTGGATAACCCCTTGGTCGTGTTGATGATCGGGCTATGTCCGACACTCGCAGTATCCACCAAACTTGACGGCACCTTCTTCTTGGCACTCAGCGTTATGTTCGTACTTACTACTTCAAGTGTCCTGATTTCATTGATGCGAAGCGCCATTCCTGAATTGGTCCGAATCCCAGTCTTCATAGTGGTAATCGCCTCGTTCGTAACGATAGTCGATCTGACCCTTCAGGCGTACCTTCCGGATATCTATCGGTTTCTCGGTGTTTGGATTCCCTTGATAGTAGTCAACTGTCTCATTCTTGGACGAGCAGAGGCCTTTGCGTACCATAATCCTCCAAAGCTCGCGCTGGCAGATGGTCTAGGGATGGGGCTGGGGTTCGCAGCGGCCATTCTCCTGCTTGCTGGGATACGTGAGCTGGTGGGGAGCGGACAAATCGTTTTCATGGAGGCGACGTTGATCGAGCTTCCCGAGTGGTATCGTGCTCCAGGTGTGGTGATGTTGTTTCCGGGAGCGTTCATCGTTTTTGGGTTCATCATAGCCGGTATATCAGCCATCAATCGTAAGCTAAACTCGCGGACCACTCACCCTGTACCGTCGTGCACGATGTCCGAAGGCGGTGGAGCGAGATGA
- a CDS encoding diacylglycerol kinase family lipid kinase → MRCVRQFVGAVTGVICLNPGRMLLILNPAANHGRGLKLLPVIERLLHDQDFSVQLTTGVGHAKTLAAQAAGHDIVVAVGGDGTVHEVVNGLMQIDAPTRPALGILPIGSGNDTCRTLGIPKGLTSAIMVLRSGVRRRYDLGRCNDMYFNNSFAIGLDAEVTAKAVEFKATTPLSGLPLYLLSLVYILFKQLKSYRFTLTVDSRESSEVEILLMAVTNGPTYGGGFAITPDSIPDDGLFDTCTIAPLSLLQTLIRLPFVVVGKHTKMAPVTMSRHQSIVIDSPTPLPAQIDGEVFLRRSYTITMLPSAIEYIVPLAGVE, encoded by the coding sequence TTGCGGTGTGTCCGTCAGTTCGTCGGTGCAGTCACAGGAGTCATCTGCTTGAATCCGGGCCGGATGTTGCTCATACTCAATCCAGCTGCCAATCATGGCAGGGGTCTCAAACTGCTGCCTGTAATCGAGCGCCTGCTTCACGATCAGGATTTTTCGGTTCAACTCACCACCGGAGTCGGACACGCGAAGACTCTCGCTGCACAAGCCGCCGGTCACGACATCGTCGTCGCAGTAGGCGGTGACGGTACCGTCCATGAGGTCGTCAATGGACTCATGCAAATCGATGCGCCGACACGGCCGGCGCTGGGAATCCTTCCGATCGGTTCAGGTAACGACACATGTCGTACCCTAGGCATCCCCAAGGGGCTCACTTCGGCAATCATGGTGCTACGCTCCGGAGTCCGCAGGCGATACGATCTAGGTCGCTGTAACGACATGTACTTCAACAACAGCTTCGCGATAGGGCTGGATGCCGAGGTGACCGCAAAAGCCGTCGAGTTCAAGGCCACTACTCCCCTATCTGGCCTCCCCTTGTACCTATTATCGCTGGTCTACATCCTCTTCAAGCAACTCAAAAGTTATCGGTTCACATTGACTGTGGATTCCCGGGAGTCAAGTGAAGTCGAGATCCTCCTGATGGCCGTGACCAACGGTCCTACTTACGGCGGCGGTTTTGCAATCACGCCCGACTCCATACCCGATGACGGCCTCTTCGACACCTGCACCATCGCCCCTCTGTCGCTTCTTCAGACCCTGATCAGACTACCATTCGTGGTTGTGGGCAAGCACACCAAGATGGCTCCCGTGACGATGAGTCGGCATCAGTCCATTGTCATAGATAGCCCGACGCCTTTGCCGGCTCAGATCGATGGCGAAGTGTTCTTGCGGCGCAGCTACACAATCACCATGCTGCCTTCAGCGATTGAATACATCGTTCCCCTGGCAGGCGTAGAGTGA
- a CDS encoding FMN-binding protein, producing the protein MGRAPSTPIRMVATVFITCLLSATALAFTYEATRDRIAAQERIAEQRALSAVLASGERFERLEDDILAKAEEHADKTPVTGAWRAYGADDAFVGFAIRLSPRGYGGPVHMVVGLDRDGKVAGVNIVQHRETPGLGTKIITEQWFGEQFIGWSPAELSADLDAYDTITGATKSADAVRDGIVAAINVYDGVLQGVEDEGGEGR; encoded by the coding sequence ATGGGTAGGGCACCTTCGACGCCCATAAGAATGGTAGCAACCGTTTTCATCACCTGCCTGCTTTCCGCCACTGCTCTCGCTTTCACTTATGAGGCGACTAGGGACAGGATCGCAGCCCAGGAGCGAATCGCGGAACAGAGGGCCCTCTCAGCTGTACTCGCTTCTGGTGAGAGATTCGAGAGACTCGAGGACGACATCTTGGCTAAAGCCGAAGAACACGCAGACAAGACTCCGGTAACTGGGGCTTGGAGGGCGTATGGCGCCGATGACGCGTTCGTCGGGTTCGCCATTCGCTTGTCACCGAGAGGGTATGGTGGCCCCGTACATATGGTGGTAGGACTGGATAGAGATGGGAAAGTCGCTGGCGTCAATATCGTTCAACATAGAGAAACACCGGGATTGGGGACCAAGATCATCACGGAGCAGTGGTTCGGAGAGCAGTTCATTGGTTGGAGTCCAGCAGAATTGTCGGCAGATCTCGATGCTTACGACACGATTACGGGGGCGACCAAGTCGGCGGATGCAGTCCGAGACGGCATCGTCGCTGCGATCAATGTCTACGATGGCGTTTTGCAGGGAGTTGAAGATGAAGGGGGTGAAGGAAGATGA
- a CDS encoding 4Fe-4S binding protein — translation MALPVVDASLCTSCGICVDDCPMGCYDMDAVAVLAREDDCTECGICVDACPAGAISM, via the coding sequence ATGGCGCTACCCGTGGTTGATGCGAGCCTATGTACCTCCTGTGGTATCTGTGTCGATGATTGCCCGATGGGCTGCTATGACATGGACGCGGTTGCAGTTCTGGCCCGCGAGGATGACTGTACAGAATGTGGAATCTGCGTCGACGCTTGCCCAGCAGGCGCAATCTCCATGTAG
- a CDS encoding peptidylprolyl isomerase, whose protein sequence is MFTPTYIPNGTEIAVITTDKGVIRIDLHSEHAPNHVASFIELAQSGFYDGTKFHRVEPGFVIQGGDPLSRTDDPRVGTGGPGYRVAAEFNELPHLDGTLSMARSQDVDSAGSQFFICLGPQSFLDGQYTVFGQVIEGMEVVRAITKGDVMRSVVIENATK, encoded by the coding sequence TTGTTCACTCCAACGTACATTCCAAACGGCACAGAGATAGCCGTGATCACCACGGACAAGGGCGTCATCAGAATAGACCTGCACTCCGAGCATGCTCCAAACCACGTCGCGTCCTTCATAGAGCTCGCCCAGAGTGGTTTTTATGACGGCACGAAGTTTCACAGGGTGGAACCCGGATTCGTGATTCAGGGAGGGGATCCGCTCTCCAGGACCGACGATCCCAGAGTCGGCACAGGTGGACCCGGCTACAGAGTGGCGGCGGAGTTCAATGAGCTGCCCCACCTTGACGGCACTTTGTCGATGGCCAGGTCACAGGATGTTGATTCCGCTGGGTCCCAGTTCTTCATCTGCTTGGGCCCCCAATCGTTCCTCGACGGGCAGTATACGGTCTTTGGGCAGGTTATCGAGGGTATGGAAGTCGTTCGTGCTATCACAAAGGGCGATGTCATGCGCTCCGTAGTCATCGAGAATGCCACCAAGTGA
- a CDS encoding RnfABCDGE type electron transport complex subunit D, with product MSADPGIRTWHVASSPHVAQAVSCPKIMFIVIATLLPVTIWVVMNMGMLAVGVLVACIASSVGSEALWNWIARKPQTITDGSALLTGLLLALTMPPRTPLWIAVAGGIVAICLGKMLFGGLGWNLFNPALVGKAFVAISWTGVLSEQTVPGGWYRGIDVPAPEGHDAITGATRLAIAAADKAASGAYGFESSQHYAPLLFRNLEGSLGEISAALLILGGFVLIAMRIIDWRIPTGYIGTAALLSWVLGVDPIFHVLAGGLLLGAFFMATDYVTSPMTKLGRLLFGCGCGLINIVARLYGPGPEATTWAILFMNGLVPLIDRLTAPRVFGWRKRNG from the coding sequence ATGAGTGCCGATCCAGGTATTCGGACCTGGCACGTCGCTTCGTCTCCACATGTCGCGCAAGCGGTTTCGTGTCCTAAGATCATGTTCATAGTCATTGCAACGCTTTTGCCGGTCACCATATGGGTTGTCATGAACATGGGGATGTTGGCAGTTGGTGTACTGGTTGCGTGTATAGCCTCTTCGGTTGGCAGTGAGGCGTTATGGAACTGGATTGCCCGAAAACCGCAGACTATCACGGACGGGAGCGCCCTACTCACAGGCTTGCTTCTGGCTCTGACGATGCCCCCACGTACCCCCCTCTGGATTGCCGTCGCGGGCGGTATCGTCGCAATCTGTCTTGGAAAGATGCTGTTCGGGGGCTTGGGGTGGAATCTGTTCAATCCTGCGCTGGTGGGCAAGGCGTTCGTCGCGATATCGTGGACCGGCGTCTTGTCTGAACAGACTGTGCCCGGGGGTTGGTATAGGGGTATCGACGTCCCTGCCCCTGAAGGTCATGACGCCATCACCGGCGCGACCAGACTCGCAATTGCGGCCGCCGACAAAGCCGCATCAGGGGCCTATGGCTTCGAATCGAGTCAACACTACGCACCGCTTCTCTTTCGCAACCTTGAGGGCTCGCTTGGGGAGATATCGGCAGCCCTATTGATTTTAGGTGGCTTTGTCCTTATTGCCATGAGGATTATCGACTGGCGCATTCCAACGGGCTACATAGGAACGGCGGCGCTCTTGTCCTGGGTGCTCGGAGTCGATCCGATATTCCATGTGTTGGCCGGAGGACTTCTCCTTGGAGCCTTCTTTATGGCCACAGACTATGTCACATCGCCGATGACCAAACTCGGACGATTACTCTTCGGATGCGGCTGTGGCCTGATCAATATAGTAGCCCGACTCTATGGTCCCGGGCCCGAAGCGACCACATGGGCGATACTCTTCATGAACGGCTTGGTCCCACTCATTGACAGATTGACTGCCCCGCGCGTCTTCGGATGGAGGAAAAGGAATGGGTAG
- a CDS encoding glycerol-3-phosphate acyltransferase, whose product MTDYVAWLPFILLLTLVASYMIGSIPFAYIIVRRVTGQDVSERGSGNVGAMNVRRSTGSWGWFSAAMISDALKGFAPVALAKLVAISLAGSTGSFFAPWTQHMEAINPGVSEGVVWALIGLVALPMLAVAGSVLGHNYSLWFALIKRRFGRTGKGLATGGGALLAYDWRYFALVLVVGLLTIAVTRYMMAGQVAAAVTLPASALLLGSADWVFAASMGAVVYAAHHRRFIGLLSGNEPRLYVNDDSGPRG is encoded by the coding sequence GTGACCGACTACGTGGCTTGGCTACCTTTCATTCTATTGCTGACACTCGTGGCCTCCTACATGATCGGCAGTATCCCGTTCGCATATATCATCGTCCGTCGAGTCACAGGGCAAGACGTCTCAGAGCGGGGATCGGGTAACGTCGGAGCGATGAACGTACGTCGCTCAACCGGATCATGGGGGTGGTTCTCTGCCGCTATGATCTCAGACGCGCTCAAGGGATTCGCTCCTGTGGCTCTCGCCAAACTGGTGGCCATCAGTCTTGCCGGAAGCACAGGCTCTTTCTTCGCCCCATGGACGCAGCACATGGAGGCGATTAATCCGGGTGTCTCGGAAGGTGTTGTCTGGGCCTTGATTGGGCTGGTGGCGTTGCCGATGCTTGCTGTTGCGGGATCGGTGCTAGGCCACAACTACTCGCTTTGGTTCGCGCTCATCAAGCGGCGTTTCGGGCGTACCGGCAAGGGGCTTGCGACCGGCGGCGGCGCGTTACTCGCCTATGACTGGCGTTACTTCGCCTTGGTGTTGGTTGTGGGCTTACTGACTATCGCTGTGACGCGCTACATGATGGCAGGCCAAGTTGCTGCTGCAGTGACTCTGCCCGCCTCGGCTCTCCTCCTAGGTTCGGCGGACTGGGTCTTTGCGGCTAGCATGGGGGCCGTAGTCTACGCTGCACATCATCGCCGGTTCATCGGACTGCTCAGCGGAAATGAACCTAGGCTCTACGTGAACGATGACTCCGGCCCCCGAGGCTAA
- the ndk gene encoding nucleoside-diphosphate kinase produces the protein MLNQRTYIMIKPDAVARGLIAPIIQRFENTGLVIERLELGRLELAQAEANYEEHKGKSFYPGLIEYIMSGPVVKMVLSGPDAVMVCRKLMGATNPRDAAPGTIRGDFGLEVDANVVHGSDSPEAAAREIDIFFAGSCR, from the coding sequence GTGTTGAACCAGAGGACATACATCATGATAAAGCCGGACGCTGTAGCGAGGGGTCTTATCGCCCCAATCATCCAGCGCTTTGAGAATACAGGGCTCGTAATCGAGAGACTTGAGCTAGGCCGCCTCGAACTGGCTCAGGCCGAAGCGAACTACGAGGAGCATAAGGGCAAGTCATTCTATCCCGGCTTGATCGAGTACATCATGTCCGGCCCAGTTGTGAAGATGGTGTTGTCGGGACCTGATGCGGTAATGGTATGTCGTAAACTCATGGGCGCAACCAATCCTCGGGATGCAGCCCCTGGAACAATTCGCGGTGATTTCGGACTCGAAGTCGACGCAAACGTGGTTCACGGATCGGACTCACCTGAGGCCGCTGCGAGGGAGATCGATATATTTTTCGCCGGAAGCTGTCGCTGA
- a CDS encoding electron transport complex subunit RsxA translates to MFTHFALLIVGGALVNNILLTRFVGLCPFFGVSGSMKASVGMASAVIFVMMLASIATWIFWNWLLVPLGVGNFLYIPVFILVIASLVQFVELYLKKTIPALHRALGIYLPLITTNCAVLATATESVRPGFFKMNIDYTFTFPETVVYTFGVALGFGFALISFAALRERLDVAPVPLFMKGAPISFITAGLLSFGYVGLAGLFGL, encoded by the coding sequence ATGTTCACTCATTTCGCGTTACTCATTGTGGGCGGCGCACTGGTCAATAACATCCTTCTTACACGCTTTGTCGGTCTCTGTCCGTTTTTTGGTGTGTCTGGTTCGATGAAGGCTTCGGTTGGAATGGCCAGTGCGGTGATCTTCGTGATGATGCTCGCCTCGATCGCTACATGGATCTTTTGGAACTGGCTTCTGGTTCCGCTGGGTGTTGGCAACTTTCTGTATATCCCAGTGTTCATCTTGGTGATTGCCTCGCTGGTTCAATTCGTTGAGCTCTATTTGAAGAAAACGATTCCTGCCCTACACAGGGCCCTGGGAATCTACCTTCCCCTCATAACCACTAACTGTGCTGTGCTTGCGACAGCCACAGAATCGGTGAGGCCCGGATTCTTCAAGATGAATATTGACTACACTTTCACCTTTCCCGAAACAGTGGTTTATACGTTTGGGGTAGCATTGGGTTTCGGGTTCGCTCTCATTTCCTTCGCCGCCCTACGTGAGCGGCTAGATGTTGCGCCAGTCCCGCTTTTCATGAAGGGGGCACCAATATCGTTCATTACCGCCGGCCTCCTATCCTTCGGGTATGTGGGCTTGGCAGGACTTTTCGGCTTGTGA
- the rsxC gene encoding electron transport complex subunit RsxC encodes MRNRGFFGGIHPSSKKTGSRESGIRRPALPPRLHVPLSQHVGAQAIPVVSSGDTVLRGQVIGEAQGSISAPVHSPVDGEVTGVYDMRLVSGARGAVCEIAPRAEQDWTSFVRIDPSDDVSETVRMAGIVGMGGGAFPSSVKLHRSHGKPIHTVIVNGCECEPYLTCDDRLMRESPARILAGARILGKAMGAQRVVIALEDDKPEAREALAQHNQPDVEIIVFPARYPQGAEKQLIYSITREEVPHGRLPASVGVLVHNVGTAAAIADAVQLGKPLIERVVTISGQVANPSNFLALVGTPISHLLSEAGGLSAGVCRIIAGGPMTGTAVADLDLPVVKGTSGLVALTQADLPPAIHSDQPCIRCSRCVDACPMRLQPYAIGIHANRADWDGIQRFVPLSCIECGCCETVCPTRRPLIQLIRRAKQVLLAKGVEA; translated from the coding sequence ATGCGAAACAGAGGCTTCTTCGGCGGGATACACCCATCCAGTAAAAAGACTGGGTCGCGGGAGTCGGGTATCAGGCGACCCGCTTTGCCCCCAAGACTCCACGTGCCCCTAAGTCAGCACGTTGGTGCCCAGGCGATCCCAGTGGTTTCCTCGGGAGATACCGTCCTACGCGGGCAGGTCATCGGCGAAGCCCAGGGTTCGATCTCTGCACCTGTGCACTCGCCTGTGGACGGCGAGGTCACAGGTGTGTATGACATGCGTCTGGTGTCAGGTGCACGAGGGGCGGTATGTGAGATCGCCCCACGTGCTGAGCAGGACTGGACATCCTTCGTCAGGATCGACCCTTCAGACGATGTCTCGGAGACGGTTCGCATGGCAGGGATAGTCGGTATGGGTGGCGGCGCGTTTCCATCGAGCGTCAAATTGCACCGCTCACATGGAAAGCCCATCCACACAGTCATCGTCAACGGGTGCGAGTGCGAGCCCTACCTCACTTGCGATGATCGGCTGATGCGTGAATCGCCAGCTCGCATTTTGGCGGGGGCGCGGATACTGGGCAAGGCGATGGGTGCGCAGAGGGTCGTCATCGCCTTAGAGGACGACAAGCCCGAGGCTCGTGAGGCACTAGCGCAACATAATCAGCCCGACGTCGAGATAATTGTCTTCCCCGCGAGGTACCCTCAGGGTGCGGAGAAGCAATTGATCTACTCGATCACCCGCGAAGAGGTTCCTCATGGCAGGCTACCTGCGTCGGTGGGCGTTTTGGTCCATAACGTTGGTACAGCCGCTGCGATTGCTGATGCGGTACAACTTGGGAAACCGTTAATCGAGCGCGTTGTAACCATTTCCGGTCAAGTCGCCAACCCGTCCAACTTCCTAGCCCTCGTCGGCACCCCCATAAGCCATCTACTTTCCGAAGCGGGCGGCTTGAGCGCGGGGGTCTGCCGCATCATCGCTGGCGGCCCTATGACTGGGACTGCGGTGGCCGACCTTGATCTTCCGGTGGTCAAAGGAACATCCGGTCTAGTCGCGCTGACGCAGGCCGATCTTCCACCCGCGATTCATTCGGATCAACCATGCATCAGGTGCTCTAGGTGTGTCGATGCTTGTCCGATGCGTCTGCAGCCCTACGCCATCGGCATCCATGCCAACCGGGCAGACTGGGACGGGATCCAACGATTCGTGCCGTTGAGCTGCATCGAGTGCGGCTGCTGCGAGACGGTTTGTCCTACTCGAAGGCCTCTGATTCAGCTGATTCGGCGAGCCAAGCAGGTCTTGCTAGCCAAGGGAGTGGAAGCATGA